Proteins encoded by one window of Salvia splendens isolate huo1 chromosome 14, SspV2, whole genome shotgun sequence:
- the LOC121764826 gene encoding probable WRKY transcription factor 75: MEGFHMGSKIQNYSVDFSASQSRSHVAEKPNTAAGRFLSEENNGDGMNISAKKMKKKGEKKSRKPRFAFQTRSQVDILDDGYRWRKYGQKAVKNNKFPRSYYRCSREGCSVKKQVQRLSRDESIVVTTYEGNHNHPVEKPSDNFEQILSQMQIYPPL, translated from the exons ATGGAGGGTTTCCATATGGGATCTAAGATACAGAATTATAGTGTTGATTTTAGTGCATCTCAGTCGAGATCCCACGTGGCTGAGAAACCTAACACGGCAGCAGGGAGGTTCTTGTCTGAGGAAAACAACGGCGATGGGATGAACATATCtgcgaagaagatgaagaagaagggtGAGAAGAAATCCAGGAAGCCAAGATTTGCGTTTCAGACAAGAAGCCAGGTTGATATTCTTGATGATGGTTATCGTTGGCGGAAGTACGGCCAGAAAGCagtaaaaaacaacaaatttcctag AAGTTACTACCGATGCAGTCGTGAGGGGTGCAGCGTGAAGAAGCAAGTGCAAAGACTATCGAGAGACGAGAGCATCGTTGTCACCACATATGAAGGGAACCACAATCATCCGGTGGAAAAACCTAGCGACAATTTCGAACAAATTCTCAGCCAGATGCAGATTTATCCTCctctttga
- the LOC121764063 gene encoding zinc finger MYM-type protein 1-like, with translation MEVAYRIRLTVSLNVTRFLLKQGLSFRGHDESSSSSNRGNFIELLLWFSELNDDVSKTLFANAHSNNQINSPRIQKELANACASEVTLAIVNDIGDKVFTLLVDEARDVSVNEQMGVVLRYVNNEGYVIERFIGIVHVTNTSSHNLKCAIDDLLVKHNLSLSKVREQGYDGASNTRGEFNGLKSLILQDNPYAVYVSMIVNMVGVSCKRKDQLRQLQHDRLVEQLNDGEVISGRGKNQETSLVRPGDTRWGSHYFTLLRLCSMWSSVEKVLEVVRDDATLRDNRSTTEGLIERMDNYEFVFTLHLMKHLLRITNELSIALQKKDQNIIQVISLIQSVKHQLQSFREYGWEDIHDQATKFCELHNISQVDMDEIIPRRGYKKYGAEFITNLQHYRVEIFNQVVDLTIQEMDNRFSEASTELLGCISCHDPINSFSRFNDDQVICLATLYHEDFSANDCSRLPLQLSNFIANVRCDPQFAALSNLGDVATEMVKSGKHLVFPLVYQIIELTLVLATYRIIELTLVLPIATASVERAFSAMKTIKTDLPNRMGDEWMNDSLIVYIEKDLFSTIDNKKILQRFQSMRTRRIQLPPL, from the exons ATGGAAGTTGCATATCGCATTCGGTTGACAGTCTCATTGAATGTGACTCGGTTTCTCTTAAAGCAAGGATTATCTTTTCGTGGACATGATGAGTCAAGTAGTTCTTCAAATCGAGGTAATTTTATTGAGTTGCTTCTATGGTTTAGTGAACTTAACGATGATGTATCCAAAACTTTGTTTGCAAATGCTCATTCTAACAATCAAATTAATTCACCACGAATTCAAAAGGAATTAGCAAACGCTTGTGCTTCAGAGGTCACACTTGCTATAGTTAATGATATTGGAGATAAAGTTTTCACTCTTTTGGTTGATGAGGCTCGAGACGTTTCAGTGAATGAGCAGATGGGAGTTGTTTTAAGATATGTGAATAATGAAGGATATGTGATTGAGCGATTTATTGGAATCGTGCATGTAACTAACACTTCCTCTCATAATTTGAAATGTGCTATTGATGATTTATTGGTGAAGCATAATTTATCTCTATCTAAAGTGAGAGAGCAAGGATACGATGGAGCTTCTAACACGAGGGGCGAGTTTAATGGGTTGAAATCCTTAATATTGCAAGACAATCCATATGCCGT CTATGTCTCCATGATTGTGAATATGGTCGGGGTATCTTGTAAGAGAAAAGACCAGCTTAGGCAGTTACAACATGACAGATTAGTTGAACAACTTAATGATGGAGAAGTCATAAGTGGAAGAGgtaaaaatcaagaaactaGTTTGGTAAGGCCTGGAGACACTCGTTGGGGCTCACATTACTTTACATTGCTTCGCCTATGCTCTATGTGGTCTTCGGTTGAGAAAGTGTTGGAAGTTGTACGTGACGATGCTACTCTCCGTGATAACAGAAGTACCACTGAAGGATTAATTGAAAGGATGGATAACTATGAGTTTGTTTTCACTTTGCATTTGATGAAACATTTATTGAGAATAACCAATGAATTATCCATTGCCTTGCAAAAGAAAGATCAAAATATTATTCAAGTCATATCATTGATTCAAAGTGTGAAACATCAGTTGCAAAGTTTTAGAGAGTATGGATGGGAAGACATACATGATCAAGCAACAAAGTTTTGTGAATTGCATAATATTTCACAAGTTGATATGGATGAAATTATACCACGCCGTGGTTATAAGAAGTATGGAGCAGAGTTCATCACGAATTTGCAACATTATCGTGTAGAGATTTTTAATCAG GTGGTTGATTTAACTATACAAGAGATGGATAATCGATTTTCTGAAGCTAGCACCGAGTTGCTAGGATGCATTTCATGTCATGATCCAATAAATTCTTTCTCTCGATTCAATGATGATCAAGTAATCTGTCTTGCTACATTATATCACGAGGACTTCTCTGCAAATGATTGTTCACGTCTTCCACTTCAACTTAGTAATTTTATTGCTAATGTACGATGTGATCCTCAATTTGCTGCCTTAAGCAACTTAGGAGATGTTGCTACGGAAATGGTCAAAAGTGGTAAGCATTTGGTTTTTCCGTTGGTTTATCAGATTATTGAGTTGACATTGGTTTTAGCAACATATCGGATTATTGAGTTGACATTGGTTTTACCTATTGCTACTGCTTCTGTTGAGAGAGCATTTTCTGCAATGAAGACTATCAAGACCGACTTGCCGAATCGGATGGGAGATGAGTGGATGAATGATAGTTTAATTGTGTACATTGAGAAGGACCTGTTTTCAACAATTGATAACAAAAAAATCTTGCAACGTTTTCAATCGATGAGAACACGTAGAATTCAATTGCCACCGCTTTAG
- the LOC121764064 gene encoding uncharacterized protein LOC121764064, translating into MALTNFILTVAGVSAVVLLLRSDVKQSATIFRRNVRQIRNWLEEESSSAANCNLGNREEEKPLIWQRKWRYAVEKCNLFSNLVEFWIVTALGDRHWLVVVFIGVMVVYTGIGFKSDLMIDYWQADNDDEFICRTTKIGAF; encoded by the exons ATGGCGTTGACGAATTTCATACTGACTGTGGCCGGAGTGAGCGCTGTCGTGTTGCTGCTGCGGAGCGATGTGAAGCAGTCCGCCACCATCTTCCGTCGCAACGTCCGCCAAATCCGAAATTGGCTCGAGGAGGAATCCTCCTCCGCCGCTAA TTGCAATTTG GGAAATAGAGAAGAAG AGAAACCTTTGATCTG GCAGAGGAAGTGGAGATATGCTGTTGAGAAATGCAACCTTTTTTCCAATTTGGTAGAGTTTTG GATTGTCACGGCTCTTGGTGATCGTCACTGGCTTGTAGTTGTGTTTATCGGTGTTATGGTTGTGTACACTGGCATTGGTTTTAAATCGGATTTGATGATTGACTATTGGCAAGCTGACAATGATGACGAATTCATCTGCAGAACTACCAAAATCGGAGCTTTTTGA
- the LOC121764065 gene encoding uncharacterized protein LOC121764065: MILNKIKFRNMYNTIHIDEKWFYMTKGAQRFYLAPGEEEPHRTFCRLLFGVNGEVLFDGKIGIFPFTNKLQPKGQARTEWQALGDKTHREYHKRCDQGLLDQQAKWSDGATKVLKIQQDNARPHIKDNDPAFKEAAQQSGFSISLVQQPPTLLTLMSMIWPQTLDNVFLSVQGCFMEIMKVQGHNSYKLPHIGKTHLRRTNQLLTDLEVPVELAMQAIAYLQDQGSNKELEMIAQSLGL; encoded by the exons ATGATCTTGAACAAGATCAAGTTCAGGAACATGTACAACACCATACACATTGATGAAAAGTGGTTCTACATGACAAAAGGAGCTCAAAGATTCTATCTTGCTCCAGGAGAGGAAGAACCTCATAGAACAT TTTGTAGGCTTTTGTTTGGTGTTAATggtgaagtcttgtttgatgGAAAAATTGGAATTTTTCCATTTACCAACAAGTTACAGCCAAAAGGTCAAGCAAGAACAGAATGGCAGGCACTTGGAGACAAAACCCATAGAGAGTATCACAAAAGATGTGACCAGGGACTGCTTGATCAACAAG CCAAGTGGTCTGATGGGGCAACTAAAGTTCTCAAGATACAACAAGACAATGCAAGACCACACATCAAAGACAATGATCCAGCTTTCAAAGAAGCTGCACAACAAAGTGGTTTCTCAATATCACTTGTGCAACAACCACCAACTCTCCTGACACTAATGTCAATGATTTGG CCACAGACTTTGGACAATGTTTTCCTAAGTGTTCAAGGCTGTTTCATGGAAATCATGAAAGTCCAGGGTCATAACAGCTACAAGCTGCcccacatagggaaaacacatttAAGGAGAACTAATCAACTTCTAACGGATCTAGAAGTTCCAGTGGAGCTGGCTATGCAAGCAATTGCTTACCTGCAGGACCAAGGGAGCAATAAGGAATTGGAGATGATTGCTCAGTCATTAGGATTATGA
- the LOC121764873 gene encoding (2Z,6Z)-farnesyl diphosphate synthase CPT6, chloroplastic-like, translating into MIPLVLFHNSMSSLKPCRATKTTTGEWPNGARENEVIRLRGYLNQEFMPKHVALIMDGNGRWAKKRGLAVQDGHKSGRINLKYLTYNCSNLGIKMLTAYAFSTENWNRSRMEIAFLMTTFEEFIQSLVEDLMTRHDIRFSAIGEKSRLPESLQSAISKAEEMSRTNKGLHFVMAMSYSGRNDVVEAAKIIAKKVERGTLQTSEIDEAMLEQELMTNIGQFPNPDMLIRTSGELRLSNFLMWQLAYSQFYFSDKLFPDFGEEDLLEALASYQYRVSAGFESDWK; encoded by the exons ATGATACCTTTGGTGTTATTTCACAATTCAATGTCTTCACTGAAGCCTTGCCGTGCTACAAAAACAACAACCGGAGAGTGGCCCAACGGTGCTCGTGAGAATGAGGTGATCCGATTGCGCGGATATCTGAATCAAGAATTCATGCCGAAACACGTGGCTCTTATAATGGACGGAAATGGAAGGTGGGCGAAGAAGAGAGGGCTTGCAGTTCAAGATGGTCATAAAAGTGGTCGCATCAATTTGAAATACCTAACTTACAACTGCTCCAACCTTGGAATAAAGATGCTCACTGCCTATGCTTTCTCCACTGAAAATTGGAATCGCTCTAGA ATGGAAATTGCATTCTTGATGACAACTTTCGAAGAGTTCATACAATCACTCGTGGAAGACCTCATGACAAG ACATGATATTCGATTTTCTGCAATCGGGGAGAAATCAAGGCTGCCGGAGTCTCTACAGTCTGCAATATCTAAAGCTGAGGAGATGAGTCGTACTAACAAAGGGCTGCATTTTGTAATGGCAATGAGCTACAGCGGGCGGAACGACGTCGTAGAGGCAGCCAAAATCATAGCGAAGAAAGTAGAACGTGGGACTCTACAAACAAGCGAGATCGACGAAGCAATGTTGGAACAAGAATTGATGACCAACATCGGACAGTTCCCTAACCCTGATATGTTGATAAGGACAAGCGGTGAACTCAGACTTAGCAACTTCCTTATGTGGCAGTTGGCCTATTCACAATTCTATTTTTCTGATAAATTATTTCCTgattttggtgaagaagatCTCCTCGAAGCGCTTGCTTCTTACCAGTATAGGGTCAGTGCAGGTTTTGAATCCGACTGGAAATAA